A stretch of the Corylus avellana chromosome ca6, CavTom2PMs-1.0 genome encodes the following:
- the LOC132184766 gene encoding G-type lectin S-receptor-like serine/threonine-protein kinase At1g34300, translating into MTTKIQILLLSILLLPTISLAMVNIISPGSTLNASNTNQAWSSPNGTFSLGFIPINPPTSPPTFLAAIVYSGGIPIWSAGTIPVDSAAYLQLHPTEGNLRLVSGSGHTVWDSATANLGVSSASLDDYGNLVLTRNGTIQVWASFEHPTDTVVPGQKFSTRHVLRNGLYSFRLLSNGTVNLKWNDSTAYWSRGTFNSSNNRTSPTLGLQPTGILSVSDPTLTRGAIMAYSNDYNQSGEIFRFLRLDSDGNLRIYGSDKGSGIQTVRWVAVEDQCRVFGFCGNMGICSYSGKNPICRCPSQNFELLDPKDSRKGCKRKVATEDCAGNLTMLTMEHTLFLTFPPQSLFAVEGSEIFMVGISSCRMSCLVNPTCDASTILSDGGGMCYYKMPGFISGYTNPALPSTSYVKVCSPAVPNASPSMRSDGWRMHAWALAMVVIGTILGLIALEGSLWWWCCRSSRKIGGLSLSAKYALIEYASGAPVEFSYRELRRLTKEFKEKLGSGGFGAVYRGVLADRTVVAVKRVEGIEEGERQFRMVVSTLSCTHHLNLVRLIGFCCERSHRLLVYEFMQNKSLDNFLFQTDDKPGKLLNWETRFNIALGTARGITYLHDECPESIIHCDIKPENILLDKNYSAKVSDFGLAKVATLKDHIDYLAPEWVQENAAITSKADVYSYGMVLLETVSGRRNMEVSAETNWKVLWAWAYEEFEKGNVVGIVDRRLGGQEVDVEQVMRAIKVSFWCIQEQPSERPRMGKVVHMLEGITEIHRPPPPKALNTLLPTATILN; encoded by the coding sequence atgaCAACCAAAATCCAAATCCTCCTACTCTCGATCCTCCTCCTCCCCacaatttccttagcaatggtgAACATAATATCACCAGGCTCAACCCTTAACGCCTCCAACACAAACCAAGCCTGGTCCTCCCCAAACGGCACATTTTCACTCGGCTTCATCCCCATCAACCCCCCTACCTCTCCACCGACCTTCCTAGCCGCCATTGTTTACTCTGGAGGTATCCCCATCTGGTCCGCAGGCACCATTCCCGTCGACTCTGCTGCCTACCTCCAACTCCATCCCACAGAAGGCAACCTCCGGCTCGTCAGCGGCTCTGGCCATACCGTCTGGGACTCTGCCACCGCCAACCTCGGTGTCTCCTCCGCCTCCCTCGACGACTACGGCAACCTTGTCCTCACGAGAAATGGGACCATCCAGGTCTGGGCTTCTTTCGAACACCCAACCGACACCGTCGTGCCGGGGCAGAAATTTTCAACTCGTCACGTTTTGCGAAATGGGTTGTACTCGTTTCGTCTTCTTAGTAATGGTACTGTTAATCTCAAGTGGAATGACAGTACTGCATATTGGAGTCGAGGTACTTTTAATTCTTCGAATAACAGAACTTCGCCTACTTTAGGATTACAGCCCACTGGTATTTTGTCGGTTTCAGATCCCACGTTGACTAGGGGGGCTATAATGGCTTATAGTAATGATTATAATCAATCAGGTGAGATCTTCAGGTTCTTGAGGTTAGATAGTGATGGGAATTTGAGGATTTATGGCTCTGATAAAGGGAGTGGGATTCAAACTGTGAGATGGGTAGCTGTTGAGGATCAATGCAGAGTTTTTGGGTTCTGTGGGAACATGGGAATCTGTAGTTATAGCGGTAAGAATCCCATTTGTAGGTGCCCCTCTCAGAATTTCGAGCTGCTTGATCCAAAAGATAGCAGAAAAGGGTGTAAGAGGAAGGTGGCGACTGAGGATTGTGCGGGGAATTTGACCATGTTGACAATGGAACATACTCTGTTCTTAACGTTTCCTCCTCAGAGTCTATTTGCCGTCGAGGGCTCCGAGATCTTTATGGTGGGTATATCCTCTTGTAGGATGAGTTGCCTAGTCAATCCTACTTGTGATGCTTCGACTATATTGTCAGATGGGGGTGGCATGTGCTACTACAAGATGCCGGGTTTTATCTCCGGGTATACTAATCCGGCACTCCCCAGCACTTCATATGTCAAGGTCTGCTCACCGGCGGTCCCAAACGCATCGCCTTCTATGCGGAGCGACGGTTGGAGGATGCATGCTTGGGCATTAGCTATGGTGGTTATCGGGACCATCTTGGGTTTGATTGCCTTGGAGGGTAGTTTATGGTGGTGGTGTTGTAGAAGCAGCCGCAAAATCGGAGGATTGTCTTTGTCAGCCAAATATGCTCTTATTGAATATGCTTCTGGTGCTCCGGTCGAGTTCTCATATAGGGAGCTCCGGCGCTTAACCAAGGAGTTCAAGGAGAAGCTTGGAAGCGGAGGATTTGGAGCTGTGTACAGAGGGGTTCTTGCTGACAGAACAGTTGTTGCGGTGAAGCGAGTCGAGGGGATTGAGGAGGGAGAGAGGCAGTTTAGAATGGTTGTTTCAACTCTAAGTTGCACCCACCATTTGAATTTGGTGAGATTGATTGGTTTTTGCTGTGAAAGGAGCCACAGGCTTTTGGTATATGAGTTCATGCAAAACAAGTCCCTTgacaattttcttttccaaacaGATGATAAGCCGGGGAAATTGCTGAATTGGGAGACTCGGTTTAACATTGCCCTTGGCACTGCGAGGGGCATCACTTACCTTCACGATGAGTGCCCTGAAAGCATAATCCATTGCGACATAAAACCTGAAAACATTCTCCTGGATAAGAACTATTCTGCAAAAGTATCAGATTTTGGTCTTGCAAAGGTTGCTACTTTAAAGGACCATATAGATTATTTGGCACCAGAATGGGTGCAGGAAAATGCTGCAATAACTTCAAAAGCCGATGTTTACAGTTATGGTATGGTTTTGTTGGAGACAGTGAGTGGGAGAAGGAATATGGAAGTATCTGCAGAAACGAATTGGAAAGTATTGTGGGCTTGGGCGTATGAAGAGTTTGAGAAGGGTAATGTGGTGGGAATTGTTGACAGAAGGCTGGGTGGGCAAGAGGTGGATGTGGAGCAAGTAATGAGAGCCATTAAAGTAAGCTTTTGGTGCATCCAGGAGCAGCCATCAGAGAGGCCAAGAATGGGAAAAGTGGTGCACATGCTAGAAGGCATCACAGAGATTCATAGGCCGCCTCCCCCAAAGGCCCTCAATACTCTGCTACCTACTGCAACCATACTAAATTGA
- the LOC132184767 gene encoding GDSL esterase/lipase At1g29670-like isoform X2: MTRKTPSKLLLSLSLLACFSTCTCHSSANDDKGAGIKGLFIFGSSLVDNGNNNFLQDSLAKADYLPYGIDFPLGPTGRFTNGKNVIDLLGDHLKLPSLIPAFADPSTKGSKIVHGVNYASGASGILDDTGLIAGHVISLSQQIRNFEKVTLPDLEAQLECRSRVVLPKYLFVVGTGGNDYSFNYFLGKSDSNVSLQAFTANLTASLSQQLMLFNFGARRFVLMSVNPLGCSPTVMLNQQISRNGCVQGLNRAAHLFNTHLKSLVDVLKSEMPGSTSVYVNSYKIIRDIIRNPISKGFKDASRSCCEVASMNEGGNGILCKRGGQACAERSSHVFFDGLHPTEAVNAQIASKAYESNLKTEVYPTNIKNLVNSYVF; this comes from the exons ATGACTAGAAAGACACCTTCAAAACTTCTCTTATCCCTCTCCCTCCTTGCTTGTTTTTCCACATGCACTTGTCATTCTAGTGCCAATGATGATAAAGGAGCAGGGATCAAAGGGTTGTTTATATTTGGAAGCTCTCTGGTTGATAATGGCAACAACAACTTCCTCCAGGACTCCTTGGCTAAGGCTGACTACTTGCCTTATGGGATAGATTTCCCACTTGGGCCCACAGGAAGGTTCACAAATGGGAAGAATGTGATTGACCTTCTGGGTGACCACCTTAAACTCCCCTCATTGATTCCAGCTTTTGCTGACCCCTCTACTAAGGGAAGCAAAATTGTTCATGGTGTCAATTATGCTTCTGGTGCCTCTGGTATTCTAGATGATACTGGCTTAATTGCg GGCCATGTGATCAGTCTGAGTCAACAGATCAGAAACTTTGAGAAGGTGACCTTGCCGGACCTAGAAGCTCAGTTGGAGTGCAGAAGCAGGGTGGTGCTTCCCAAATACTTGTTTGTTGTTGGAACAGGGGGAAACGATTACTCCTTCAACTACTTCCTGGGCAAATCCGACAGCAATGTCAGTCTTCAAGCCTTCACTGCCAACCTGACAGCATCATTGTCTCAGCAATTAATG CTGTTCAATTTTGGGGCTCGAAGGTTTGTGTTAATGTCGGTAAACCCACTTGGGTGCAGTCCAACGGTTATGTTGAACCAGCAAATTAGTCGCAATGGCTGCGTACAGGGTCTGAACCGGGCAGCTCATCTCTTCAATACTCACTTGAAGTCACTGGTGGATGTTCTCAAGTCAGAGATGCCTGGTTCTACTTCTGTTTATGTCAACTCATATAAGATTATCAGGGATATCATCAGAAATCCCATTTCCAAAG GTTTCAAGGACGCGAGTAGATCTTGTTGTGAAGTGGCATCAATGAATGAAGGTGGAAATGGAATATTGTGCAAAAGAGGTGGGCAAGCGTGTGCAGAGAGGAGCAGCCATGTGTTCTTTGATGGGCTGCATCCAACGGAGGCTGTGAATGCCCAGATAGCAAGCAAGGCCTATGAATCTAATCTCAAAACTGAAGTTTATCCCACTAACATTAAAAATCTCGTCAACTCATATGTTTTTTGA
- the LOC132184571 gene encoding pentatricopeptide repeat-containing protein At1g43980, mitochondrial, translated as MYPFLKQAQGPRRTSLSYYSNLIDHCLALKSLNFAKVIHAQLIKVGFDSHTFLGNRCLDPYSQVGSVNDALKVFDGISDKNCISWNVCLKGVLGHGQVERAGRLFDEMPVRDVVTWNTMISGYFSCGFVDYALKTFMEMQNAGVRPSGFTLSILLSPVSCARHGKQIHGCMIRHGLNLSNVVLGNSLIDMYGKLGLVDYAFGVFLTMEKLDMISWNSLILVCHRSGYRELALDQFCLMRTTEHSPDQFTVSTVISVCSDLQDLEKGKQVFAFCIKVGFNSNSIVSSAVIDMFSKCNRLEDSVQLFEELGQWDSALSNTMIPSYAAHGFVEDALQLFVLTLRENLRPTEFTLSSVLSAVSTFHPPEQGSQIHSLVIKVGFESDSVVANSLVEMYAKVGSINFSMKIFSNMGVRDLISWNTIILGLTNNGRVYETLDIFKELIQEGPPPDRITLAGVLLACKYGSFVDDGMIIFSSMEKEYGVLPRDEHYACVVELLSQAGKLKEAMDIIHAMPYEPSCIIWGSILRASLIHGDLKLTETIAERMMEFEPQSSLPYLVLARLYEMRGRWESMVRVRKSIEHKVVKKVTGCSWIWIKNHIHMFKTNQLQHHGGKEIYLVLRLLIWEIEDKGYF; from the coding sequence ATGTACCCATTTCTAAAGCAAGCGCAAGGCCCTCGCAGAACTTCGCTGTCCTATTACTCTAACCTGATAGATCACTGTTTAGCACTAAAGTCGTTAAATTTTGCCAAAGTCATCCACGCCCAGTTGATAAAAGTGGGATTTGATAGCCATACTTTTCTGGGTAATCGCTGTCTCGACCCGTACTCTCAGGTTGGCAGCGTTAATGATGCCTTGAAAGTTTTTGATGGCATTTCCGACAAGAATTGTATATCTTGGAATGTTTGCCTGAAAGGGGTGTTAGGACACGGCCAAGTTGAAAGGGCAGGTCgtttgtttgatgaaatgccTGTTAGAGACGTTGTTACTTGGAACACGATGATTTCAGGTTATTTTTCGTGTGGCTTTGTTGATTATGCGTTAAAAACTTTCATGGAAATGCAAAATGCTGGTGTGAGACCAAGTGGGTTCACCTTGTCGATTCTGTTGTCGCCTGTGTCGTGTGCTCGTCATGGTAAGCAGATTCATGGCTGTATGATTCGGCATGGTCTGAATTTATCTAATGTGGTGCTTGGGAATTCATTAATTGATATGTATGGCAAGCTAGGTCTTGTTGATTATGCTTTTGGTGTGTTTCTGACCATGGAGAAGTTGGATATGATCTCCTGGAactctttaattttagtttgtCATAGATCTGGGTACAGAGAATTGGCACTGGATCAATTCTGTTTAATGAGAACCACAGAGCATTCTCCCGATCAGTTTACTGTATCAACAGTCATCAGTGTCTGTTCAGACTTGCAAGATTTGGAAAAGGGTAAGCAGGTTTTCGCTTTCTGCATCAAGGTGGGATTTAATTCTAATAGCATTGTATCAAGTGCTGTTATTGATATGTTTTCTAAATGCAACAGATTGGAGGATTCAGTCCAGCTTTTTGAAGAACTAGGTCAATGGGATTCAGCACTTAGCAATACCATGATTCCAAGCTATGCAGCACATGGTTTTGTGGAGGATGCTTTGCAACTCTTTGTGTTGACCTTGAGGGAGAACCTCAGGCCGACTGAGTTCACACTAAGCAGTGTTCTAAGTGCTGTTTCCACTTTCCACCCACCAGAACAGGGTAGTCAAATTCATTCTTTAGTTATTAAAGTGGGTTTCGAGTCAGATTCAGTTGTTGCTAATTCACTTGTGGAAATGTATGCTAAAGTTGGGTCCATTAACTTTTCCATGAAAATCTTTTCTAATATGGGTGTACGAGATTTGATATCCTGGAACACAATAATTTTGGGTTTGACTAACAATGGTAGAGTGTATGAGACCCTGGACATATTTAAGGAACTAATTCAGGAAGGTCCTCCACCAGATCGAATAACTCTAGCTGGAGTGCTATTGGCTTGCAAGTATGGGAGTTTTGTTGATGATGGAATGATTATTTTTTCATCAATGGAGAAGGAATATGGAGTTCTACCCAGGGATGAACATTATGCTTGCGTAGTGGAGTTGTTGAGTCAAGCTGGTAAGTTAAAAGAAGCAATGGATATTATACATGCAATGCCTTATGAACCTAGTTGTATTATATGGGGATCAATTCTTCGTGCTAGTCTGATTCATGGAGACTTGAAACTCACTGAAACAATTGCAGAGAGGATGATGGAGTTTGAACCGCAGTCGTCTCTACCTTATTTGGTATTGGCTCGGTTATATGAGATGAGGGGCAGATGGGAGAGTATGGTTCGGGTAAGAAAGTCCATAGAACATAAAGTTGTCAAGAAGGTCACTGGATGCAGTTGGATTTGGATAAAAAATCACATACATATGTTTAAGACAAACCAATTACAGCAtcatggagggaaagaaatttatttggTGTTGAGATTGTTGATTTGGGAGATAGAGGATAAAGGTTATTTCTGA
- the LOC132184767 gene encoding GDSL esterase/lipase At1g29670-like isoform X1, whose product MTRKTPSKLLLSLSLLACFSTCTCHSSANDDKGAGIKGLFIFGSSLVDNGNNNFLQDSLAKADYLPYGIDFPLGPTGRFTNGKNVIDLLGDHLKLPSLIPAFADPSTKGSKIVHGVNYASGASGILDDTGLIAGHVISLSQQIRNFEKVTLPDLEAQLECRSRVVLPKYLFVVGTGGNDYSFNYFLGKSDSNVSLQAFTANLTASLSQQLMKLFNFGARRFVLMSVNPLGCSPTVMLNQQISRNGCVQGLNRAAHLFNTHLKSLVDVLKSEMPGSTSVYVNSYKIIRDIIRNPISKGFKDASRSCCEVASMNEGGNGILCKRGGQACAERSSHVFFDGLHPTEAVNAQIASKAYESNLKTEVYPTNIKNLVNSYVF is encoded by the exons ATGACTAGAAAGACACCTTCAAAACTTCTCTTATCCCTCTCCCTCCTTGCTTGTTTTTCCACATGCACTTGTCATTCTAGTGCCAATGATGATAAAGGAGCAGGGATCAAAGGGTTGTTTATATTTGGAAGCTCTCTGGTTGATAATGGCAACAACAACTTCCTCCAGGACTCCTTGGCTAAGGCTGACTACTTGCCTTATGGGATAGATTTCCCACTTGGGCCCACAGGAAGGTTCACAAATGGGAAGAATGTGATTGACCTTCTGGGTGACCACCTTAAACTCCCCTCATTGATTCCAGCTTTTGCTGACCCCTCTACTAAGGGAAGCAAAATTGTTCATGGTGTCAATTATGCTTCTGGTGCCTCTGGTATTCTAGATGATACTGGCTTAATTGCg GGCCATGTGATCAGTCTGAGTCAACAGATCAGAAACTTTGAGAAGGTGACCTTGCCGGACCTAGAAGCTCAGTTGGAGTGCAGAAGCAGGGTGGTGCTTCCCAAATACTTGTTTGTTGTTGGAACAGGGGGAAACGATTACTCCTTCAACTACTTCCTGGGCAAATCCGACAGCAATGTCAGTCTTCAAGCCTTCACTGCCAACCTGACAGCATCATTGTCTCAGCAATTAATG AAGCTGTTCAATTTTGGGGCTCGAAGGTTTGTGTTAATGTCGGTAAACCCACTTGGGTGCAGTCCAACGGTTATGTTGAACCAGCAAATTAGTCGCAATGGCTGCGTACAGGGTCTGAACCGGGCAGCTCATCTCTTCAATACTCACTTGAAGTCACTGGTGGATGTTCTCAAGTCAGAGATGCCTGGTTCTACTTCTGTTTATGTCAACTCATATAAGATTATCAGGGATATCATCAGAAATCCCATTTCCAAAG GTTTCAAGGACGCGAGTAGATCTTGTTGTGAAGTGGCATCAATGAATGAAGGTGGAAATGGAATATTGTGCAAAAGAGGTGGGCAAGCGTGTGCAGAGAGGAGCAGCCATGTGTTCTTTGATGGGCTGCATCCAACGGAGGCTGTGAATGCCCAGATAGCAAGCAAGGCCTATGAATCTAATCTCAAAACTGAAGTTTATCCCACTAACATTAAAAATCTCGTCAACTCATATGTTTTTTGA